A genomic region of Miscanthus floridulus cultivar M001 chromosome 3, ASM1932011v1, whole genome shotgun sequence contains the following coding sequences:
- the LOC136547096 gene encoding uncharacterized protein: protein MDLETENRLASLLIEEARRLQLEADREGVHAYLQKPNVRHRPNSRFLIATVRGVQQANRVVEVNEMWRAREKELELESKMKSRSSRSNDRDDFRGKRKSELRNHSSSSRVEQEGTTYNNSYSDQEDGLRDDEIEKFLHSRAKRGRGAVGSRMDEPGPYLDSLSCHQDNGLSPDIRVEEKWEHRVQGPGKPSFLRSKSPEGHWHKDTLDGRASSSEPLSKKEKKKKSEKKDNREKKKDKKKYKHGHRCDHKSRR, encoded by the exons ATGGATCTGGAGACAGAGAATCGTCTCGCTTCTTTGCTAATTGAAGAGGCTCGGAGATTGCAGTTAGAGGCTGACAGGGAAGGTGTTCATGCATATCttcaaaaacctaatgttaggcatCGTCCAAACTCACGGTTCCTCATAGCCACAGTTCGTGGAGTTCAGCAAG CAAACCGTGTTGTGGAGGTCAATGAAATGTGGCGTGCCAGGGAAAAGGAACTGGAGTTAGAGTCAAAGATGAAAAGCAGAAGTAGCAGAAGTAACGATCGTGATGATTTTAGAGGCAAGCGCAAAAGTGAATTGAGAAACCATAGCTCCAGCTCAAGGGTCGAACAAGAAGGGACCACTTATAATAATTCTTACTCAGACCAGGAGGATGGTCTCAGGGATGATGAGATTGAAAAATTTCTTCATTCAAG GGCAAAGCGAGGACGTGGGGCTGTTGGTTCTAGGATGGACGAGCCTGGTCCGTACCTTGATTCTTTGTCCTGTCATCAGGACAACGGACTTAGTCCTGACATACGTGTGGAAGAAAAATGGGAACACCGAGTACAAGGCCCAGGGAAGCCTTCATTTTTGAGATCCAAGTCTCCTGAGGGTCATTGGCATAAGGATACTTTGGatggaagggcatcaagctctgAACCACTGagtaaaaaggaaaagaaaaagaagtcggAGAAAAAAGATAACAGagagaaaaagaaggacaagaagaaataCAAACATGGCCATCGCTGCGATCACAAAAGCCGAAGATGA